From the Salana multivorans genome, the window CTCGGGGCCGGCGCGGTGGATGCGGCGCTCAACAACTACGTCGCGCTGCACTACGCGGCGCGGCACATGAACTGGCTGCACAGCTTCTGGGGCGTCGGCGCGTCGATCAGCCCGTTCATCATGAGCTACGCCCTCACGTCCGGGCTCGGCTGGTCGGGCGCCTACCGCATCGTCGGGATCACCCAGGCGGTGCTCACCTGCGTGCTGCTGCTCAGCCTCCCGCTGTGGGGCCGGGTCAACCCGCGCGTCCCGCTGGGGCGCGCGGACGACGCGGCCGAGGACGCGGCCAGCGGTGCCCCTGCCGCCGACGGGCGCGGCGGCCGGCCGGTGCCGCTGCGCGAGGCGCTGCGCATCCCCGGCGTCGTCATGGTCCTGGCGGCGTTCTTCGCCTACTGCGCCCTCGAGACGACCGCGATGCTGTGGGCCTCGACGTACCTCGTCGCCGACCGCGGGGTGACGCCGGAGACCGCGGCCGCCTTCGCCTCGCTCTATATCCTCGGGATCACGGGCGGCCGGTTCCTCAGCGGCTTCGTCGCCGACCGGGTGGGTGACCGGGCGCTCATCCGGGGCGGCTTCGTCGCGGTCGGCGTCGGCGTCGTCATGATCGCGCTCCCGCTGCCGACCGACGTGCTCGCGCTGGCCGGACTCGTCGTCGCCGGTCTCGGCAGCGCCCCCATCTACCCGGCGATCATCCACTCGACCCCGACCAACTTCGGCCGGCGCAGCTCCCAGGCGATCATCGGGGTGCAGATGGCCGCGGCCTACAGCGGTGCCACGTTCATGCCGCCGCTGTTCGGCGCCCTCTCGTCCTGGGCCGGGATGTGGACCTTCCCGCTGTTCCTCGCGGTGTTCGTCGCGGTCGGCCTCGTCATGTCGGAACGCCTCAACCGGACCGTGGCCGGGCTCCCCGGCCCGGACGAAAGGAACGACCAGTGACCAACGCAGCGACGCCGTGGTGGCGTGACGCCGTCTTCTACCAGGTCTACCCGCGCTCGTTCGCCGACGCGAACGGCGACGGCGAGGGCGACCTCGCCGGCCTCGTCGCGCACCTCGACGCGATCGCCGCGCTCGGCGTCGACGCGCTGTGGCTCACGCCGTTCTACCCCTCGCCGATGGTGGACGGCGGGTACGACGTCGCCGACTACACCGACGTCGACCCGCGCTACGGCGACCTCGGGGACGTCGACCGGCTGCTCGCCGCCGCGCACGCGGCCGGGCTGCGCGTGACGATCGACCTCGTGCCGAACCACTGCTCCAGCGAGCACGCCTGGTTCCGCGCCGCGGTCGCCGCCGCGCCCGGCTCGCCCGAGCGGGCCCGGTTCCTCGTCCGCGACGGGCGCGGCCCCGACGGCGCCGAGCCGCCGACGAACTGGGGCAGCGTCTTCTCCGGCGCTTCGTGGACGCGGCTGCCCGACGGTCAGTGGTACTACCACCTGTTCGACCCGACGCAGCCCGACCTGAACTGGGACGACCCGGCGGTGCCCGAGGAGTTCGAGCGCATCCTGCGGTTCTGGCTCGACTGCGGCGTCGACGGGTTCCGGATCGACGTCTCGGACGCGCTGGTCAAGGACTTCGACGCCGGCGACACCCCCGACGGCTCGCCCGTCATCCCTAAGGGCGCCGACTCGCCGCTGCACGAGCACTACCGCCGGTTCCGCCGCGTGATGGACGACTACGACGGCGACCGGATGGCGGTCCTGGAGACGGGTGCCCCCGCCGAGGACGTCGCGCTGCTCCTGCGGCCGGACGAGATGCACCTCGCCTTCGACCTCGCGCTGACCCGAGCCCGGTGGAGCGCACCGGCGCTGCGCGAGGCGGTCGAGGAGGGGCTCGCCGTCTCGCGCCTGTCCGGCGCGCCGGCGACCTGGGTGATCGAGAACCACGACCTGCCGCGCGCCGTCACCCGGTACGGGAACGACGTCGAGCTGGCGGGGGAGTACGTGCCCGAGGTCGAGGAGGAGCTGCCGGAGCCGGCCGACGCTGCCGCCGTGCTCGCGCGGGGGACCCGGCGCGCCCGCGCGGCCGCCGTGCTCCTGTGCGCGCTGCCCGGCGCGGTCTACCTGTACCAGGGCCAGGAGCTGGGGCTGCCGGAGGTCGAGGACCTGCCCGACGAGGTGCGCCAGGACCCGGTCTTCCACCGCACGGGCGGGGCGGCGCGGGGCCGGGACGGCTGCCGCGTGCCACTGCCGTGGGCCGACGCGGAACCGCCGTACGGGTTCGGCCCCGCCGGGTCGTCGCCGTGGCTGCCGCAGCCCGAGGTGTTCGCCGACCTCACGCGCGAGCGTCAGGAGCACGACCCCGGTTCGATGCTCGCGCTGTACCGCGAGCTGCTGGCGGTGCGCCGGGCCACGCCGGTGCTGCGCCGCGGCACCCTCGACTGGCTCCCCGGCGACGACGACCACGTCCTGACCTTCCGCCTCACGCTCGACGGTGAGGGCGCCGGCGAGGGGGAGGGCGCCGGGGGCAGCGCCGTCGTCGTCGTCAACACGGGCACCGACCCGGTCGCGCTGCCGCCCGGCGAGGTCGTCGCGGCCAGCGTGCCGATCGACGATCTCCTCGCCCCGGGCGGCGCGCTGCCCGGCGACGCGGCCGCCGTCGTCCTGCGGTAGTCCGGCGGTCTCGACCACTCGACCCACCCGCACGTCCGGTTCGACCCCTCTGCACGGGAGCACCTCGATGACCACCCCCCGCACCCAGCCCCACACGCCGGCCCTCGTCCACCCCGACTGGTGCCGCAACGCGTCGATCTACCAGGTCAACACGCGCAACTTCACCCAGGAGGGGACGCTCGCGGCCGCCGCCGAGCACCTCGAGCGGATCCGCGACCTCGGGCCGAGCATCGTGTGGCTCATGCCGGTGCACGAGATCGGCGTCGAGGGCCGCAAGGGCGGACTCGGCAGCCCGTACGCCGTGCGGGACTTCTACTCGGTCAGCCCTGAGCTGGGCACGGTCGATGACCTGCGGGCCCTGGTGGACCGCGCGCACGACCTCGGGCTGCGCGTCATCCTCGACTGGGTCGGGAACCACACGTCGTGGGACAGCGTGCTGCGCGAGCAGCACCCCGAGTTCTACGCGCTCGACGAGGACGGCAACCCCCAGCCGACCATGTGGTACGACTGGGACGACATCGTCGACCTCGACTACAACGTCCCCGCCGTCGCCGACTACATGGTCGACGCGATGACCTACTGGGTGCGCGAGGTGGGCATCGACGGCTACCGGTGCGACACCGCCGGACTCGTCCCGACGTGGTTCTGGGCCCGCGCCCGCGCCGCGCTCGAGGAGATCAAGCCGGTCTTCATGCTGGCGGAGTGGGAGTCGCGCGACCTGCACGACGACGCCTTCGACGCCAGCTACGGCTGGTCGTGGAACAGCTCGCTGCACGAGATCGCGATGGGCAGGGCCGACCTGACGCCGCTGCGCACGTACTACGCGTGGAACGACAAGTTCTACCCGCGGGACGCGATCCGGATGCTGTTCGTGACGAACCACGACAAGAACTCGTGGGAGGGAACCGAGTACGAGCAGTTCGGCGACGCGCTCGAGGCCGCGATCGTCCTCTCGGTCGCGACCGCCGGCATCCCGCTCGTCTACAACGGCCAGGAGGCGGGCAACGACCGCCGGCTCGACTTCTTCGACCGCGACCCGATCCAGTGGCGCGAGCACCGGATGGGGGAGTTCTACCGCGTCCTGCTCGCGCTCAAGACCCGGACCCGCGCGCTCGACGCCGGCGCCTGGGGCGGCCGGATGATCGAGGTGCGCACCTCCGACCCGCACTGCGTGCTGGCCTTCGCGCGCTCCAGCGGACCGGACGGCGTCCTCACGGTCGTCAACCTCTCGCCGCACGAGCGCGAGGTCGAGCTGCGCTCGGGTCCGGTGGCCGGCCGCTGGGTGCCGCTCGAGATCGACGCCGAGCGCGCGGCCGACCTTCCGGCGGACGGGGTGACGCTCGAACCGGGCTCGACCATCACCCTGCCGGCCTGGGGCTGGACGGTGCTGCTGCGCGGGTAACGGACGTCAGCGGACCTCTTCCTGCTCAAACAGACTGAGCGCCCTCTGTTTTTCTGTTAGCCTCCGCTGCAAGCGGTGTTTCGCCGACTCAATCAGAGACAGGGGATCTCATGCGTGTCCGCAGACTGGCTATTGGGCTCATCACACTGATCGCCACGTTCGGGGTAGCGACGGGCGCCACGGCCGCGAGCTGTTGGTACGTCAACAACATGAGCCGCACCATCAAGCTCAGCTCGTGCGAGATGATCCAGTCGGGTCACACCAACTACGGAAGCGCGATGGAGTCGTCCTCGTGTGCTGGCTCCGTCGGCGTGCAGGTCAAGTACGGGTCCGGAAGCAACCTCGAGACCTCCAGCATCACGTGGGGGGCCACCTATGCGCGGGTCGACAGGACCTCCGTCGCGCAGGTCGGGGTGCACCACTAGGTCCTCGCGCAGGTACGGACCTGAGGAGGTCGAGCGTGGCGAGGGAACGATGGTTCGGTACCCGCGTGGTTGCCCTGATCGCTGTGCTGCTCGTGTGTTCCGCGTGCTCGGAAGGAACGCCGCCCGTCGAGACAACCGACTCCGAGTTCTCCCGAGCACTCGCGCAAGCGCGGGTCGAAGGCGCTGGCGCGCAGCAGATCGAGGCGCTCGAGCAGGCCGAACGCGCGGGGAACGCGACGGTGGAGATGGTGCGGGCCGCCGCTCGTCGGACCGCCGACTGCATGAGCGAGGCTGGCTTGGCATCGCGGTACGTCGAGCACACGACCTACAGCGGCGTCGTCGTCCCGGGCTACGAGGTCGAGGTGCTCGACCCGACGGATGACGCCCTGATCGAGTCCTGCGATCGTCTCGAGTTCTACTGGATCAACCAGCTCTACCAGGTGCAGCCGAGCTCGATCGAGGCGAACGAGGAGTTCGCGAACCGCCAGGAGGTCGCCTTGCGCGCCTGTCTCGAACGGATCGGGGTGACGACGGACCCGGACTCCACGGGCACCGATCTCGTCGAGCAAGCGCTCGGTCTCGGCGAGTCGGGCTGCCTTGCCGACGTCGGCATCGACACGTGGTAGGGCGCACGCGCCGAGATGGTCCGACGGTGCTCGTCCTCGTGCTCGCGGTCCCGCTCGCCGTTGCGGTCGTCCTGGCTCTCTGGGCTCTGGCGATCTCGCCCGTGACGTCGGCGGAACCACCCGCGCCGGTCATCTCGGAGGTGCTCAGCGCGACGCCCGACGCAGCCATCACGACGACGGCCACACTGATCGAGGCACCGTCCGTGCCGATCCGCAGCTCGTCCTCGGGGCTCGTCACGAGGGTGCTCGTCGAGGGGGGTGTTCCGGTGGGCCAGGGGGACGTCCTGCTCGAGGTCGACGGGGCATCCGTGGTCGCGTATCTCGCTGAGACACCGCTTCACCGTGATCTCGAACCAGGGGCGAGCGGGGCGGACGTTGCTGTCGCGGAGCGCCTCCTCGTCGACCTCGGGTACCTGGACGTCGCCGACGAGAGTCTCGACCAGGGCGCGGCCGAGGCGATTCGCACCTTCAACGACGACCACGGGTGGGGCCAGGGCTCGACCCTGGTGCTTCACTCGCTTGTCTGGATACCGCGCTGGGTCGGTCCGCCCGAGGTCGTCCTCGTCGAGCCCGGCGAACGGATCGAGCCTCAGACGGAGCTCTACTCCGCCCCGGACGGCGCGGACGCGATAGCCGTGGACATCGAGCGAGCGCCGACCGATCGGACCGTCACCGTTGGGACGGCATCTGTTCTCCTGGCAGCGGGAGAAGACGAGATCCACGATGCTGGCGCCGTCGCCGCCCTGGCGGAGGTGATGGGCGACGAGACCTCGGTCATCGCCTCGGTCACGCTTCGGGAGCCGTCAACGGTGGGAGCCGTCCCGGCGAGCGCCATCGTCGCGGACGACAGGGGCAGCTTCTGCTACTTCCCGGACGTGACAGGTAGCCCCATCTCCGTCACCGTGACCACGGGACGCACCGGTGTCGTCTACATCGATGCGTCGCAGATCGGGTCGCCTGTGCTCGTCAATCCACGCGAGACCAGAGCAGAGCTCGCGTGCGGCTGAGCGTGAGGGGACTGACGTATCGCTACCCGGGTAGCGATACGGATGTGCTCTCCGGGGTGGAGCTCGAGATTCCCTCGGGGACGACCGTCGCGATCGTCGGTCCCTCGGGCTCGGGCAAGACCACGCTCCTGGCTCTCCTGGGAGGACTCCTTCCGGTACAGGACGGGCGGATCGTGGCACGTAGCTCCGACGGATCGGTTCATCGCGTCTCGGAGGTGGCGACCTGGGCGTTGCAGACGGTCTCGCTCCTTCCGGACCGCACGACTCTGGAGAACGTCTGCCTCGGTGCCTTTCTCGACGGAGCGACGCGTGCGCAGGCGCGCGAGGTCGCGATGGAACGACTCAGGGACATGGGCGTCGAGGGTCTTGCGGCGACCCCGGCGAGGT encodes:
- a CDS encoding ABC transporter ATP-binding protein; its protein translation is MRLSVRGLTYRYPGSDTDVLSGVELEIPSGTTVAIVGPSGSGKTTLLALLGGLLPVQDGRIVARSSDGSVHRVSEVATWALQTVSLLPDRTTLENVCLGAFLDGATRAQAREVAMERLRDMGVEGLAATPARFLSGGEAQRVGLARALASRRPVLLADEPTGQLDARTTDGVLDAMMGASRRTVVLVTHDLAAARRCDMRFRLRSGSLVAAEDASA
- a CDS encoding alpha-amylase family glycosyl hydrolase yields the protein MTNAATPWWRDAVFYQVYPRSFADANGDGEGDLAGLVAHLDAIAALGVDALWLTPFYPSPMVDGGYDVADYTDVDPRYGDLGDVDRLLAAAHAAGLRVTIDLVPNHCSSEHAWFRAAVAAAPGSPERARFLVRDGRGPDGAEPPTNWGSVFSGASWTRLPDGQWYYHLFDPTQPDLNWDDPAVPEEFERILRFWLDCGVDGFRIDVSDALVKDFDAGDTPDGSPVIPKGADSPLHEHYRRFRRVMDDYDGDRMAVLETGAPAEDVALLLRPDEMHLAFDLALTRARWSAPALREAVEEGLAVSRLSGAPATWVIENHDLPRAVTRYGNDVELAGEYVPEVEEELPEPADAAAVLARGTRRARAAAVLLCALPGAVYLYQGQELGLPEVEDLPDEVRQDPVFHRTGGAARGRDGCRVPLPWADAEPPYGFGPAGSSPWLPQPEVFADLTRERQEHDPGSMLALYRELLAVRRATPVLRRGTLDWLPGDDDHVLTFRLTLDGEGAGEGEGAGGSAVVVVNTGTDPVALPPGEVVAASVPIDDLLAPGGALPGDAAAVVLR
- a CDS encoding MFS transporter, giving the protein MYSLLLAIVYVAFVSLGLPDSLVGSGWPVMHEDLGVPVGYAGIVTMLIAGGTIVSSLASERLTRRLGAGLVTAVSVGLTAAALIGFSTSGSFWLLCLWAIPYGLGAGAVDAALNNYVALHYAARHMNWLHSFWGVGASISPFIMSYALTSGLGWSGAYRIVGITQAVLTCVLLLSLPLWGRVNPRVPLGRADDAAEDAASGAPAADGRGGRPVPLREALRIPGVVMVLAAFFAYCALETTAMLWASTYLVADRGVTPETAAAFASLYILGITGGRFLSGFVADRVGDRALIRGGFVAVGVGVVMIALPLPTDVLALAGLVVAGLGSAPIYPAIIHSTPTNFGRRSSQAIIGVQMAAAYSGATFMPPLFGALSSWAGMWTFPLFLAVFVAVGLVMSERLNRTVAGLPGPDERNDQ
- a CDS encoding biotin/lipoyl-binding protein, translating into MLAVPLAVAVVLALWALAISPVTSAEPPAPVISEVLSATPDAAITTTATLIEAPSVPIRSSSSGLVTRVLVEGGVPVGQGDVLLEVDGASVVAYLAETPLHRDLEPGASGADVAVAERLLVDLGYLDVADESLDQGAAEAIRTFNDDHGWGQGSTLVLHSLVWIPRWVGPPEVVLVEPGERIEPQTELYSAPDGADAIAVDIERAPTDRTVTVGTASVLLAAGEDEIHDAGAVAALAEVMGDETSVIASVTLREPSTVGAVPASAIVADDRGSFCYFPDVTGSPISVTVTTGRTGVVYIDASQIGSPVLVNPRETRAELACG
- a CDS encoding alpha-amylase family glycosyl hydrolase is translated as MTTPRTQPHTPALVHPDWCRNASIYQVNTRNFTQEGTLAAAAEHLERIRDLGPSIVWLMPVHEIGVEGRKGGLGSPYAVRDFYSVSPELGTVDDLRALVDRAHDLGLRVILDWVGNHTSWDSVLREQHPEFYALDEDGNPQPTMWYDWDDIVDLDYNVPAVADYMVDAMTYWVREVGIDGYRCDTAGLVPTWFWARARAALEEIKPVFMLAEWESRDLHDDAFDASYGWSWNSSLHEIAMGRADLTPLRTYYAWNDKFYPRDAIRMLFVTNHDKNSWEGTEYEQFGDALEAAIVLSVATAGIPLVYNGQEAGNDRRLDFFDRDPIQWREHRMGEFYRVLLALKTRTRALDAGAWGGRMIEVRTSDPHCVLAFARSSGPDGVLTVVNLSPHEREVELRSGPVAGRWVPLEIDAERAADLPADGVTLEPGSTITLPAWGWTVLLRG